From the Parus major isolate Abel chromosome 1A, Parus_major1.1, whole genome shotgun sequence genome, the window ATGTGCAGGACGCCTTTGCTAAGGGTGAAGTATTTGTGGGCAGTGGAGAGAATGGATATAGTGTCCAGAAGGGATTGCCTTCAGGGACACAGGGCAACTTCTCTTGGCACTATGGCATCACCATTGTCACCCCTGACCGGGAATACCTCTTCACCTGTGAGACAGAGACTGACCAGCTGGAGTGGATCAGAGCCTTCACTAGTGTCATCAACCAGGCCATGACACCACAGGAATATGCAAGTAAGTGCCTGGATgctgtttcctttccctcctgccacTCCCATTCAGGGTATTGCCCTAATGTACCGCCTTTTTTCTTCACTACAGTTGAAGCCTACTTCAAGTTTAAGTCCTAGGAAGCCATTCAGGAATCTCACTGTGACTCAACTCTACCTGGTCCTATTGGGTTGCTGTCAGGACAGGAGAGGAGATTGACATCAGAGAAACACAGTGCTCTTGGAGCACCCTTTGAAGCACTTTTGCCCCCATATAATATCCACTTTGTTTTGAGGGCCCGATTAAGCTGCTTCTTTTCAAGGCAAGATTTTGTGCATCTGAATCCTCAGTACTGCCTGTCCCTGTTAAATTGCTGTGATCTGGCTGGATGCTGACAGGTCTTGCCTGTCAGTCAGGCCTTGAAAACTTTGGCACTTACTGTGTTGGGCGTGGGACCTAGCATCACTCCTGCATGAAACTGCAGACAGCCACCCACCTGATGCAAGAAAACTGGCTGGAGTCAGGCACCCCAGCTGGTTACAGGGGCTGCTGGACTAAAAGAGACTGTTCCTTTACAAGAAATATCATACCTGCTGGTGACAGAGATGTGAAACATCTAGATATTTGATCAGTTAGTGCAGTGGTTGAGAAAGGTCACTTAAAAGATGAAACCTAACAGCCAAATGTGAGGCCTGTTCTTTCTGCCATGTATGGGCTTGAAAGCTTCTTCAGATGACGTTTGTGTGCAGACCTTCCACCAAATGCTTCAGAGAAGATTAAGAGATCGTCTCAAAAATAATGTGAATATACATTTGGGTATGTGTATACATTATATACACACATAACAAAAAGTGATGGAGGTGAAATGCTGCCCTAGGGAAAATACCCTGAGGTGTATTCATGCCACTGAAGATCAGCTGCCAAACTTGGCAAAATGGAGAGGGGTCGGGTCTTGCAAGGAGAAGCTGATAGCATGTATAGAGTTCAGAGTCTGCTGTCTCTGCTACTTCAGGGTTGATGCTGAATATAGTAATACATGGATCTCTGCTCCCTCATTCTCTGTATGTCAAAGGCCTGGCACTTTCATTCTGACCTGCACATTGCATATGTTTATCTTGTATATCACACATACATATCATTGTATGCAGTAGTATAATGGGGAAGTCTCTATTAGTAAGAGTTAGCCTAAAACACTAAATCAACCCATGATTCATGTCTTAACACTCATCTCTTAAAGCTCTCTTGGGAGAGCTGTGTTTCACATGCTGGAAGGAGTAGCTGAGTTCTGCTGGTGTCTAGTATCTGATGCATTTGCAGTTTTATTCAGGCAGTGTGAGAGAAGGTATCTCATGTATTAAGGGGAGCTAGCTGGAAATAATGAGACAACCAGTATTTTAATTAGCTCCtaaagacataaataaaaaatcacattgtaatttattttaatttcctaaacTAGCTGACCTATTAACTGCTGAAGTATGAGGCTggtttttggaaagaaaaagcagagatgatGAACCAAAAAGCCATAGCAGTTCATTGTATTTCCTGGGGCATGTGGACTGTGATTATTCCCATCAGAACCAAAAAGGCAGACTCATGGTGCCCCTCTGCTTCTCTGGGGACCCCACACTGCGCCAAGACCACCACAAGCTTTTGGGAGCATCAACTTCGTGGATGAGAAGAAGCATCACTCACCCTGCTAACATGGTGCAATGGAAATATCCACCTAGAAGTatattttcactgcattttcctgATCTCTCCCAGTTTGGAGCACGATTTCCCTGAAAACCAAAGTTCATTGCACAGTGTGGGGAGTACTGATAGGatgcctcctcctcctgtttGCTGCTGAATTACCACTGCTGAGGCATTTGACTCAGCCACAATGGAGCTAATACACCGATGATGCAAAACAGTGTGGCTGGAATGGCCTGAAACCCTGAACTAACAGAGAGTACATGTTGTATGGCACGTCTGTCTCTGCTCCGCAAATTCTGTCCCACTGTGTCTAGCGAGGCTGAGATGCAAGTGAGGAAAGGGCAGTCTAGCACCGGGCATGGGTGTCGTGTGCTGCTGCCTCGCTAGAAGGCGGTGGTGCCACGTAATGGgcttctgctccctgctctgaggCGAGGCAGCTTCCTGGGGCTCcgagggaaggagggggaaagcTTACAGGGGGAGGATGGTCTTtgtggagaggaaggaaagacaGAGTCTAAAATATCCAGTCCTTTGAGTCTTCAGGAGCTTGTTGCTGACTTGGAGGCAAAGGTGGAAaagggctgggagagaaaaTGTGAGATGTCCTACAATCTGGTGGGCCTGCTTGCAAACTGGGGACTACATCCACAGTACCCAAACCTCAAAGGGCCCTGATGTCCTTGGGAGGGAGCGGGGGACAGGTTCTTTCAGTCTGGCTTGGCTAGGGAGAGCTGtgtggctgctccctgcctaTTGCACTTCCAGGGCTGGCCCTTGTTTCCATTCTAAAGCCACAGCATGATGCTTTCCACCCTCCTTGCCATATTATGGAGTCTTGTCTTTCAGTTGTCTCCTGTCGCAAATGAGGACAACCATGAAggtgaaatgggaaaaagaaagggaaacaagAACAAGAAGGAAGCAGGATAAAGGTGCAGGAAGATATGGGGAAGAAAGTATGTCTGCCAGAAAGAGGAAGGGCTCCTCAGCTAATGGCTAAAAGTCCAGTATAAATTGGGACCTGTATTCACACCGGTGTGTGAAGCTGTGAGTCAGGCACATTCCTCTGTGCAGTGGTCAAGGCAGCTCTCAGGGGGTTGGTTCAGCGGGGCTCTCCTGGGGGCTCTCCAGTCTGTCTGAGCTGAGCTGACACAGACTTGGGAGCAGAAATCTGCTTGTTCATCCACTGTTTCTGTGGGCCCAGCAagctctggagaagcagcaaaggATGAGCTAGTGAAGAAGAGACATTTCCTCTTGGCTGGCAGAGGTTATCTTGCACGTACTGGTCTTGAGGGAAAAGGCAATGTCCCTTTCTTGGCTCTTTCATGGTTAAGGAGAACAACCGGACAGAGTTTGTGATGGACAACATCAGCAAAATGGACTGGGCAGCTGGAGGTGAGGAAAAGACTTCTCTGGAGCATCCTGACTATGTCTGATGAACTCTCCCCATTCTTCCCTTGGCTGCTTTGCTGTTAAGGATAGACATGTTCTGTACAGCAAGGGCGGAAGGCAGGGGGAAGGAACAGGTCTTTTGATAGCTTGATTTGCTTTTGCACAGCTTACCCAAAGATGTCTTACAACCCTTCTCTCATCAGCCCAAGTCCTAGAGAGGATCCCAAGGGTGGCAGTTTCTTGGAGGAAAGCAGTGGTGGGGATGATGACAGCAATGtcctgggaggggacagcctGGTCACAGGGCCGCTGGGCGCAGTGCTGCTGGCCATGTGCCTCACTGGGACAGTGGGGAACATCTACACAGTGGCAGTGGCCTCTGGCAGGGTGGCAGGCTGTTCAGCAGGTTCCTTGGGAGTCTACATGATCAACCTTGCCCTGGCTGACCTCCTGTACCTCTCCACCATCCCCTTTGTGGTTTGCACCTACTTCGCCCACGACTGGTTCTTTGGGGATGTGGGTTGCAGGCTTTTGCTCAGCCTGGACCTCCTCACCATGCATGCCAGCATCTTCCTCCTGACCGCCATGAGCCTGGAGAGGTACTGGGCGGTGGCCAGGCCTCTGCGGGCCAGGCGGGCCAGCAACGCCTACCGCAAACTGGCCAGCGCCATCCTCTGGCTCCTCTCGCTCCTGCTCACGGCCCCCATGATGGTGAtgacccagctgcaggagggggaCGGCCCCCGCAAGCGCATCTGCGTCCCCACCTGGACGCCATCAGCTTTCCGGCTCTACCTGACCGTGCTGTTCATCACCAGCGTCCTGGCACCCGGTGCCGTGCTGGGCATCGTCTACACCCGCCTGGCCCGGGCGTACCAGTCCTCGGCCTGGCGCCTGGGGCTGCCAGTAGCCGGCCGGGCCCCTGCCCggcagctcctctccaggaTCTCTGCCATCGTGGTGGCCTACTGGGCCTGCTTCCTCCCCTTCTGGGCCTGGCAGCTGGCCGGGCTGTAccagggagaggggctgggcaTCGGCCCCACTGCCCAGGCCTACCTTAACTTCGGTGTCACCTGCCTGGCCTATGGCAACAGCTGTGTCAACCCCTTCCTCTACACCCTGCTTGCCAGCAGCTACCGCCGGAGCCATGGCCGCACCAGGACGGGCGCAGCACGGCCTGCAGCACCCTCTCAGCAGGCTGCGGGAAGCCACAGCATCCCCCTGGCTTTCATGGAGCTGTCGGGGTCTGTGAGGGAAAGCGAGGGGTGAGCAGGCTGGGAACATCTGACCTTTGGCTGAGGTCATGTTGAGAAATAAAAGTGTGTCACTTTCCATGCCAGCGTGCAGTGTCCTCCATCAATGCTGTTGCAGTGCTTTCACCTTTGCgtggctgctcctcctgctcagctgggTGGGGAGAGTGCTTGTCTCAGGGATCCTGACTCCATCCTCAGATCCTTCAGCCC encodes:
- the LOC107204509 gene encoding urotensin-2 receptor-like, whose product is MSYNPSLISPSPREDPKGGSFLEESSGGDDDSNVLGGDSLVTGPLGAVLLAMCLTGTVGNIYTVAVASGRVAGCSAGSLGVYMINLALADLLYLSTIPFVVCTYFAHDWFFGDVGCRLLLSLDLLTMHASIFLLTAMSLERYWAVARPLRARRASNAYRKLASAILWLLSLLLTAPMMVMTQLQEGDGPRKRICVPTWTPSAFRLYLTVLFITSVLAPGAVLGIVYTRLARAYQSSAWRLGLPVAGRAPARQLLSRISAIVVAYWACFLPFWAWQLAGLYQGEGLGIGPTAQAYLNFGVTCLAYGNSCVNPFLYTLLASSYRRSHGRTRTGAARPAAPSQQAAGSHSIPLAFMELSGSVRESEG